A stretch of Triticum aestivum cultivar Chinese Spring chromosome 1D, IWGSC CS RefSeq v2.1, whole genome shotgun sequence DNA encodes these proteins:
- the LOC123169649 gene encoding uncharacterized protein isoform X2 has protein sequence MTIQIFMHQVFSDTNTSFTIPPVDDGTIPKSVQFDAINENSAEHGENSMGEQLMQSPAAASTSGQDVLPEEIDSDSVLAGAQNSVVDHEVAHSENEQKEMNYPDPATEDHRDEQIQCSFSDENQAEPTSEDISTLHGDDSPDMNMRSNYSVIPESIDDAISAENCKKNTLLSNMAAISEMLEEVEVSEAETKHVVSEASQAGNDILVKAAKLKEMSTLAAEENNKVAAEVFAEKSILASEAQGLQSWLFDISEERKHFVSVIDEMHQTLQRRLDLAEAERAAAEMEMIEREKMAQEMLKEQEVLLDAAKEESKKLEQQAEENAKLRELLMDRGHVVDALHGEMLGIFSNITHLQCRVDMRVPADEQRQLASSILSSSVESAAGQFPAEEPLQLAPMSFPSPVQSAQSGLIYVNEPGPMSLAGSVVSAPSKLLPTGESLDQSSSSLVGSVVSAPSKLFSVCEPLQLASSSLSSSVRSATSGSSWSSATESNSGFNDDEEIAVASPRDNFALDDTWDVVEDVECVC, from the exons ATGACGATTCAGATATTCATG CATCAGGTATTTAGTGACACAAACACTAGTTTCACGATCCCGCCAGTGGATGATGGTACCATTCCAAAATCTGTACAGTTTGATGCTATCAATGAAAATTCTGCTGAACATGGAGAAAACTCCATGGGAGAACAATTGATGCAGTCACCTGCTGCAGCATCAACATCTGGTCAGGACGTTCTACCTGAAGAAATTGATTCTGATTCTGTGCTAGCTGGAGCGCAGAACTCAGTTGTCGATCATGAAGTGGCTCATTCTGAAAACGAGCAGAAAGAAATGAATTATCCTGACCCCGCTACTGAAGATCACCGTGATGAACAAATACAATGCTCATTTTCTGACGAAAACCAGGCCGAGCCAACTTCTGAAGATATTTCTACGCTGCATGGTGATGATTCACCTGATATGAACATGCGATCAAACTATTCCGTTATTCCTGAGTCCATTGATGATGCAATCTCTGCTGAAAACTGCAAGAAG AATACTTTGCTGTCAAATATGGCAGCTATAAGTGAAATGCTAGAGGAGGTTGAGGTTAGTGAGGCAGAAACAAAACATGTTGTATCCGAAGCAAGTCAAGCTGGCAATGATATTCTTGTAAAGGCGGCGAAGCTAAAAGAAATGTCTACACTTGCAGCGGAAGAGAACAACAAG GTTGCAGCAGAGGTTTTTGCTGAGAAATCTATTCTAGCCTCAGAAGCTCAGGGGCTCCAGTCCTGGTTGTTTGACATTTCTGAAGAACGAAAACACTTCGTGTCTGTCATTGATGAG ATGCACCAGACTCTTCAAAGAAGACTTGATTTAGCAGAAGCAGAAAGAGCAGCTGCTGAGATGGAAATGATTGAAAGGGAAAAAATGGCTCAAGAAATGCTGAAAGAACAGGAAGTCCTACTTGATGCTGCCAAGGAAGAGTCTAAGAAGCTGGAGCAACAGGCAGAGGAGAATGCGAAG CTGCGGGAGCTACTGATGGACAGGGGCCATGTTGTGGATGCATTGCA TGGAGAAATGCTTGGAATCTTCAGCAACATTACGCACCTCCAATGCAGAGTTGATATGCGAGTTCCTGCCGATGAACAACGCCAACTAGCTTCGTCGATACTGTCCAGCTCAGTCGAGTCAGCAGCTGGCCAATTCCCTGCTGAAGAACCACTGCAGCTCGCACCAATGAGCTTTCCCAGCCCGGTCCAATCAGCACAGTCCGGACTAATTTATGTTAATGAGCCCGGTCCAATGAGCTTAGCGGGCTCGGTCGTATCAGCGCCTTCAAAACTACTTCCTACTGGTGAATCGCTGGACCAAAGTTCATCGAGCTTGGTCGGCTCAGTCGTATCGGCGCCTTCCAAACTGTTCTCTGTCTGTGAGCCACTTCAGCTAGCTTCATCGAGCTTGTCTAGCTCTGTCAGATCGGCAACTTCGGGGAGCAGCTGGTCTTCTGCCACGGAGTCGAATTCAGGTTTCAATGACGACGAGGAGATCGCCGTTGCTTCTCCCCGTGATAATTTCGCTTTGGACGACACCTGGGATGTAGTCGAAGACGTGGAATGCGTGTGCTAA
- the LOC123169649 gene encoding uncharacterized protein isoform X1: MDPSRKHGATGASSSSSSAGDADGTHPGCKYEEEARMTGDALLVLDGLVQVFPQVNFSTLIEVSISFNGDADAAADYVIHNVLPNSTADDNNASMNDDSDIHGQHQVFSDTNTSFTIPPVDDGTIPKSVQFDAINENSAEHGENSMGEQLMQSPAAASTSGQDVLPEEIDSDSVLAGAQNSVVDHEVAHSENEQKEMNYPDPATEDHRDEQIQCSFSDENQAEPTSEDISTLHGDDSPDMNMRSNYSVIPESIDDAISAENCKKNTLLSNMAAISEMLEEVEVSEAETKHVVSEASQAGNDILVKAAKLKEMSTLAAEENNKVAAEVFAEKSILASEAQGLQSWLFDISEERKHFVSVIDEMHQTLQRRLDLAEAERAAAEMEMIEREKMAQEMLKEQEVLLDAAKEESKKLEQQAEENAKLRELLMDRGHVVDALHGEMLGIFSNITHLQCRVDMRVPADEQRQLASSILSSSVESAAGQFPAEEPLQLAPMSFPSPVQSAQSGLIYVNEPGPMSLAGSVVSAPSKLLPTGESLDQSSSSLVGSVVSAPSKLFSVCEPLQLASSSLSSSVRSATSGSSWSSATESNSGFNDDEEIAVASPRDNFALDDTWDVVEDVECVC; this comes from the exons ATGGACCCAAGCCGCAAGCACGGCGCCacgggcgcctcctcctcgtcttcgtccgCCGGCGACGCCGACGGCACGCACCCTGGCTGCAAGTACGAG GAGGAGGCGAGGATGACGGGGGACGCGCTCCTCGTCCTGGACGGCCTCGTGCAGGTGTTCCCGCAG GTTAACTTCTCAACACTGATAGAAGTTTCCATCTCATTCAATGGAGATGCTGATGCAGCAGCAGATTATGTTATCCATAATGTCCTTCCAAATAGTACAGCAGATGACAATAATGCAAGCATGAATGACGATTCAGATATTCATG GGCAGCATCAGGTATTTAGTGACACAAACACTAGTTTCACGATCCCGCCAGTGGATGATGGTACCATTCCAAAATCTGTACAGTTTGATGCTATCAATGAAAATTCTGCTGAACATGGAGAAAACTCCATGGGAGAACAATTGATGCAGTCACCTGCTGCAGCATCAACATCTGGTCAGGACGTTCTACCTGAAGAAATTGATTCTGATTCTGTGCTAGCTGGAGCGCAGAACTCAGTTGTCGATCATGAAGTGGCTCATTCTGAAAACGAGCAGAAAGAAATGAATTATCCTGACCCCGCTACTGAAGATCACCGTGATGAACAAATACAATGCTCATTTTCTGACGAAAACCAGGCCGAGCCAACTTCTGAAGATATTTCTACGCTGCATGGTGATGATTCACCTGATATGAACATGCGATCAAACTATTCCGTTATTCCTGAGTCCATTGATGATGCAATCTCTGCTGAAAACTGCAAGAAG AATACTTTGCTGTCAAATATGGCAGCTATAAGTGAAATGCTAGAGGAGGTTGAGGTTAGTGAGGCAGAAACAAAACATGTTGTATCCGAAGCAAGTCAAGCTGGCAATGATATTCTTGTAAAGGCGGCGAAGCTAAAAGAAATGTCTACACTTGCAGCGGAAGAGAACAACAAG GTTGCAGCAGAGGTTTTTGCTGAGAAATCTATTCTAGCCTCAGAAGCTCAGGGGCTCCAGTCCTGGTTGTTTGACATTTCTGAAGAACGAAAACACTTCGTGTCTGTCATTGATGAG ATGCACCAGACTCTTCAAAGAAGACTTGATTTAGCAGAAGCAGAAAGAGCAGCTGCTGAGATGGAAATGATTGAAAGGGAAAAAATGGCTCAAGAAATGCTGAAAGAACAGGAAGTCCTACTTGATGCTGCCAAGGAAGAGTCTAAGAAGCTGGAGCAACAGGCAGAGGAGAATGCGAAG CTGCGGGAGCTACTGATGGACAGGGGCCATGTTGTGGATGCATTGCA TGGAGAAATGCTTGGAATCTTCAGCAACATTACGCACCTCCAATGCAGAGTTGATATGCGAGTTCCTGCCGATGAACAACGCCAACTAGCTTCGTCGATACTGTCCAGCTCAGTCGAGTCAGCAGCTGGCCAATTCCCTGCTGAAGAACCACTGCAGCTCGCACCAATGAGCTTTCCCAGCCCGGTCCAATCAGCACAGTCCGGACTAATTTATGTTAATGAGCCCGGTCCAATGAGCTTAGCGGGCTCGGTCGTATCAGCGCCTTCAAAACTACTTCCTACTGGTGAATCGCTGGACCAAAGTTCATCGAGCTTGGTCGGCTCAGTCGTATCGGCGCCTTCCAAACTGTTCTCTGTCTGTGAGCCACTTCAGCTAGCTTCATCGAGCTTGTCTAGCTCTGTCAGATCGGCAACTTCGGGGAGCAGCTGGTCTTCTGCCACGGAGTCGAATTCAGGTTTCAATGACGACGAGGAGATCGCCGTTGCTTCTCCCCGTGATAATTTCGCTTTGGACGACACCTGGGATGTAGTCGAAGACGTGGAATGCGTGTGCTAA